DNA from Magnolia sinica isolate HGM2019 chromosome 19, MsV1, whole genome shotgun sequence:
TTGATGTAGTGAAAAATAAGAGTTTCCTTGGTATTTCATTGTAGATTTTAATCAGTCTCCACCATTCACATTACACATTTCAGCTCAATTGAACTATAAAAATTTGTACATGCTCATCATTCAGGCACAATAGATTCTCATGTTACATCTAGTTATTCATTGTCAAGAAATATATAGTTTGGTAGATAGAATCAGACTAAGAATGCTAGATATTGACATGTTTGTGGATAATTTGAACAGTGTTGGTTGTCTACTTACGAAAGGGCCAAAGGCATACCGGGTACTTCAAAATGAATTGGTTCTTATCCAACTATTAACTTATAGACACTCACACCTTTACCTATATATAAAATGATTGGTTTGAACTTCTACAAGATCAACCTATATATAAAATGGCTGGTTTGAACTTCTAGACACTCACACCTTTACCTATATATAAAATGACTGGTTTGAACTTCTACAAGATCAACCAGCTATAGAGGATTTGGTGAACCTTAGGCTATCAAAGGTAATTAAATGACATCATTTGCAGTAAAGAACTGTAAGGTTGGAGCTACCATGCTATATTCATGCAATATACCCATCAATCTGTTTAGCTTGGGAAGCTGTATTTGCCGTGTTACTGTTTATCGAGGAGGAGATCAGAGATGAACACTTCTTACATTAAGGTTCTTCATCTTCATATTATTAGTCCAGTGTTAATTTCTGGTGCAAAATCCACTTTCAAATCAGCAAATGGTCCTATTATTTTCATGAATATAGAATCTAGTCTTTCCAAATCATATTGATGCTCCCTCACTATGGTATCATGCTCCTTTCAGCCATGTTGTAGAATGAAGTTGGATGGTTTAATGAAGAGGAGAACAGTGCAGACACATTATCAGTTTGCTTGGGAATTGATGCCACGTTTGTTTGTGTTAGAAATCTGTTATTGTATTTCTGGTTGGATGCTACAATCTGAAAtccctctctccattgttttccaATGGAAAAACTTTCTTCCAAGGCATGTAATTCATTAAGTGAATGCATGCGATTGATGGCAGATGGTGGAACATTTGAACTTGGCATTGTTgaacttttagtgtcaaacttatcTATCATTGAATAGTTCTAATATGATATAATAGTCACTGAAATTCCTGTTATGTACATGGAAATAATGTGTGGCTATTTAAGATCTGATAAATGAACTGGGTAAATTATAGATGGTAGTTTGGAATCCTCATGATTCATTTGTTGTATATTTCAGGTTATGTGAAGGTGGGGAGCTCTTAGATAGAATACTTTTCAGGTGATTCTTTGCTGATTATGTTTATTAAATTCTATCATCATGGTTTCATTGCATTCAAACATGAAGTCAAAAGAATCAATCTTGAAGCCTTTGGAATGGACTATTGTGTAGTTTAATGAGGCTTATGGGGctagatttttttcatgatttgtgtaagggtgcatttggttgcaccaaatgtcatgaaACATTTTTTATCATTGGGGCTAGATTTTTCTAGTAGGATAGAATCCTAGTGGGGAGTGCGTTTTTACTGCTTCAAGATCTGCAACTATAAAATATGTCAAGTGAACTATTGTTGAAGAATTGGTTGGTTCTTTCCTTCACTTGGTCCTTTCCAATGCCTCTATTGTCTATTAATTGTTCTACCTTTGATATAGGAGCTCCATTCAGAGGGGATCTCTCTCTTTGGTAAGGTTGTCTGCATGTATGGTCATCATGCTTTTCATGTATTCATAGTAATAGGGATGGAAGATCTTCTCTCTGCTTCCTCCTTAAATTAGATTGTGTATGGAGGCATGAAGAATGTGGTTCCGTGGGTTTCAAAGGTGTATCTAGGAGAAGgtgttgaaattttttatttatgtaaacCTCATTTTTGTTCAGGGAAAAAAAACTTTCATACCATATTTCAAAGGAGAAGAATTAAATGGCTGTGCTTAccaacttttcttttcttttctttttctttctttctttctttcctttttcctttcacAATATTCACTTTATTCTAAGAAGCAGGTGTACAATGGCTTTGATGTTTTTGCACCCTTGTACTTAATTAAACTTGCAGCAAGCCTTGTCTTATATGGTCTTGGGCCCATCCAACACGATGAACTGCACCAGCAAGATGACCCCAAATATTTGGCTACTGTAGTTGGCTGTAGGGAGCTTTTTAGGTGATCTGTTGAACTTGTTAATTCCTCAGATTTCTGTCTAATGTTTGGCTccctgatttttggactcttaTTCCTATTTAGGTGGTTAAAGGAGTTCAACTATGCCCTACAAATttgtaaaacaaatttcattacgTAAAGTGCAAACCGTGTATCATAAATAAAATTTAACGGTCTGACTATTAGGAACATCTAAATGACGAAAAGATTTACTAGAAGAACCATGTAGACTTCTAAATTAGCTCTATCAAGCATTATTTGGCTATGGATATCTTTCTGATCTAGTCCTTAAAAAACGTAGGTATTTTCTCCcttaaatattaaaatatattgtaaaagaTATAATTTACCAACTGACATTGTGAGAACATTGGCTTACTAGAATTATGTACACTTCTAACTAGCTTTGTCAAGCATTAATTTCTTTCTGATCTATTATTGCTTAAAATATGCAGGTGTTCTTTCTGATCCGTTATGAGAACAGtagtttctcttcttctcttctccatttCCTTCTGCTCTTGATTTGCAGCCATGTCTTTCCGAATGGTAACATTCTTCTGATCCTTAATTTGCTAGATATTTCCTTGTTGAGAAATTATGTTCTTTTATATTTGACTTCTTTTAGTATCTGtattagttcttttttttttctttagaattTCATGTTTTTGTTGTTGATACAAAATGGTTTTGTTTCTGTGTTTGAATTTAGAAATTTGTTGGCCAAAAGTAACTACCAAACTTGTTTTCATCATTGTTAATGTAAATAACTTCAGAGTCCAATACTGTATTCTAACAATATTATTCTCATGTTTTGCTAATTTCCTTTGGGTATTTGTTCCCTTTCTTCAGGGACTTGCATTACCACAAAAGAATGCCTATTGAATACAAATCGAAACCCAACAATGAGTAAGGAACAAATAGAGGATGAACCGAAGATGTATCTTGGGGTCAGAAAGGTTATTTGGTTGCCTCGAGGATTGTTTGGTATGTCTTACTGCTCATCGTACCCATATCTTTTAAGTCTATATTTGTGTACTTCTTTTGAAACTGCAGATTTTACTTATGCTAATCTTCTAGTTATGATTTTGCATGTCGCCTTTGACATGGTACTCATCAAATCCTGCAGAAATATATAGAAATgatgaattttctttttcttttcctttctggGTGTGTGGGCATATTATACACGTTTCTTTTAGTGGAGGCAATTGGAAGGACTCTATTCGAGAAACAAGACGTCACTTCCTATTGCATATTGTGTGCAAAGTTCTATGATGGGCCAAACTGATACCAGATGTTGAGTACAAGTGAACTCATAATACTCCTTCAGCAAATTCCTGTTACATATTGATGTACATAAATATGAGTGTatttataaaaattaatttaTGGGTCCTCTTTTCTTGGAGCCAGGAATTCCTCCTCATGTGCACACATCATACTCCAGATTTCACTACATTAGATTGCTCATGTTAATTGCTTTTTCTTTCCAACTTGGTCATCTTTTAGCTCTGCATCTTCCCCCTCGGACCTTCAATACATTTAACTCATGTTATACCTTTGCtattttcaaaagtcaaatcagCCTTTTTCGTTCATTCTTTGTCCTGAAAGGTTACCTCATTgagatcatagttctaaaactcactaaTTTGACTTGAAACTTGGCTGACTCAACTTGACTTTGCAAGATTTTGAGACGAATCCTTTGAGACTGACCCATCCTGGAGTCAAGAAGACTCGTAGAGTTGACTTTCAAACTCAGTCGACTCTATGCGACTTGCAGTGACTTGAGCTGAGTCACTCAGAATGTGAAACTGTAGTTCATAAAATTAGTAAATGGCTTAGTGCAAGATTCAAACTCACCACCTCTAAGGGTGAAGTGATCCCCTCTACCACTAGACTCCACAAACCTTTACTGTTCAGCAGCAATTTCTGTCATTTCTATCATTTCAAATTCATTATCGGTTGAAGATCAGATATTTACCCTTGATTTTAACTAATAACCCACTACTTCTGCTATCAATACTTTTGCGGCTGAACACTGTCAAATATTCCTGCTTTGACTATAGACTAGTTCACTATAAACACTATGAATTCTTTTCTATTATGCCAGTTTTATATTCTGTTATGTTGTGTTTCTACAATTTTAAATAGATTTTCTGTAGTATCCTTTCAGGTAGGTGTTTGAATATGCTTCTATGAGAGTAatttctttgtaatttcttctaAAGTCAATACAATTTTAAATAGAATGATGAATGACTCTTGAGATGATCACTGGTCGTTTCAACCTTCTAATATCAATCAACCAATATGAAATCTGcaattttaaattatcaattcCTATTTTTATATAGACTAAATACCTTGAAAAGTCATAAATAGAATAAATTAACAAATAGTACCAAGCACAGagaacttgaaaattttcaatgtcgTAATACATGTAGTTTATTTACCTTGTTCATGTAACCTTGTATTCTATATTCTGTAGTTAATAGTATACATGGTCTTTAAATttcattttctcttcatttttatttttcttcaagaaaaatgaaaaagaaaagaaaagtaatgCATCATCTCATGCAAGTCTTGCTGAACTCAATCAGCTAACTTGGTTTTTGCTTGGGGCATGTAAGTATCTGACATCAGATACTTGGATGTAATTGACTTGGATGCAATCTACTAACTCCATGCATTTCGAAGTTCAACTGTGATAATAGCATGGGTTGCCAATGGGTGTACTAGTGTCAAAATGGATGTAGTGAGGCATAGTCCAATGGAGTACATTACAAATGCCACATCTAAGCTAATTCAAGACAAATTTTAAGTGTTCAAGGTGCAGACTTTGGAGCTATGCATCAAATTGGAAAATTAATTTGTGACAAGAATATGTTGAACTTCTAATGAAAGGTTTTAGACCTTATAATTTATGTCCTTCATTTGGCCATTTGGTAGTGTCAAAGAGCATAATTGAAGGATTGTCCTCGACACAACTATAATTATTAGGTCTTGACTATTGAGTGGCATTGGATCTATTAACGTTTCTCCACCTACACAGTCATAGAAGCTAAGAGCCCCAGTTCTAAGTTGTCTTAAgctcaacagcagcagcaggtgtgcattctctccatttttcactcctatttgtatttttgatgattttctttatcttttatgtgcTTTACTAAGCTTTTTTAACCATTGCTTGGCACAAGCATTTTATATGCTAGGCTAGGACAAGCCCCACAACCATCTGGTGATCCAGATAATCCATGGGGTCTTTCTCTTATTGGACGGGCCACACCCAGAAAATTGCATAGATTGAACAATGATACCCATGTGATTTCTAGACTTTCCCCTATTGATGCTTGTAAATATTGTTTTCTATCATTTGTTCTTAGGACACTTAATCCAATGTTTAAGATTACCTTGTAGTGAAATTTTAATATTGTGGCCCATTCATGGCAGGGTATGCCATCTTAACTTTGAATCTATTTTTCATATTGTTCTACTTGATGTTTGATCTGTAAAATCTGTACAGTGGCTGGAGCAAGCTGCAGACCCATCCTAGGAAGTAGTTATAAAATCATTACTTATTGCAAGAGATGCTATGCTCGAGATCAGATTTCATATGCAACTGATGAGACAGGCAACAGGCTTTTTTCATTTTTGCTCTAGTGTTATTCATAAATTGCACTTTGTTCCCTTTGATTAGCCAATACTGAACTTTAACAAATAGATTTGCTAGCATTTTTTGCCATCTTCGCAAAGCTATAATTTAAAGTGCTAGCCTTTACTGTAgcttattttgtaaatttgattttGCAATGAAACATCTTTAAGCACattattttcttatgtttttctttggattaatctCTATTTTGATCGAATGCAATAATTTTTGTTAATTTATTTCCCTTGACCCTAAATTTTTATGTGTTTattagggtttaaaattgttcctaaaattccgccctaaaatctgaccgttggcaacattaaaccgttcctaaaatgtGATTGTtggcactagaacggtttaaaaccgttcctaaaatctgttctctaaaatttgaaacggtacccaaaatggttatgaaccGTTCCAGTTTTTTCGTgatgcctcatttaggaacggtttgaaactgttcctaaatgacgattttggtgtagtgaggtGATGTCCTCTGGACTTGCAACGTCCAGAGAGGGATGTCCTTGTCCTCCTTTAAGCACATCATACTGTGGGGCTTAACATGGctacaccatgatgcatgtgctaaatccataccgtccatacatCTTCCTAGCCCCGGCTATCGCATGGGCttctaaaaaatcaggctaatcacaagctctggtaggccacaccacttAGACGATGGGATTTGAGCATTTATTGTTAAAATTATTTCAGGGGCCATCTTAATAATGTGAggtaaatccataccatccatctcaTTCTACTAGTTCACTTTCAGTGGGCCAACCtaaagaaaaacaaaactaaacttgtctaaattttatatgaaaTTGGTGGGCAGAAATGTCCACCGTCAAACCCCTTTTAAAGGTTACGAAaatatttatttacaatccaTCCTATAGCAGAGATATTCCActggaaataataataatactaatagtaataataatgataataatactAATAGGGTAATGTCCAGCTATAGTTACCATTACAAGCCATCGTCATATATGTCccttatccaggccgttcatttgGTGAATCTCATctaggaccaccatgatgtatgggtatcacatctacaccatccattcatttgacatCTCGTTATAAGGGATTAAACCCAAAAATCACAACAAGTACAattttcaagtggaccgcatagtgCAGGTAAAACGTCACCGTAAAAGAAAAACTCTGCTGACCTATTTTGATATAAATGGACCCCACTTCCATGGATTGAGCCATCAGATCAGTGAGATCTATATCTCAAGAGGATTACCTATAGGTAagcagtgttggttgaatgtccacatttggaTCGTGTGATCATGTGGTGCATGGACAACCTAAAATTGAAGTaaaatatgatgtatgtgtagcccATACTGTATGGTCATGTGGCCTATGTGTACTTGTGATTTGTATGATatcttgaatcatgtgaaattgtgttgtgtgtgcgGTCAGACCAAAATTGTGTGGGATTGGTTTGCTGCcctagattacctaattatataactaGTGCACagcccttcaccacttggcactttggttagagtgtggccctaagtagtaggatcatatgacatgtgtttaaacccttaaacttTTTCAATTATAACAATGCATAGAcgctagtggtgtgagggtgccATATACGTGTTTgaccccttaatcatgtgggcatgtgacatatgtatggccacctaatcatatgcaattgtggagtatatgtagtcatctaaccgtatgaatgtgaaatgcacacaaggccaactaactacatgaaatcaggtggcattggtggcTACCTAAtgatatgaccacgtgcttatgggaaTAGCCATGGTCACCTcaaccatgaacaatcgggttgtacaTGCAGATTTTCTTaatcatgagaattatgatataggttggattatacaacttgataatcgAGTGGTCCTCAACTCGGTATTGTGACACGAATATGATCCCTACATTCAACTCACTAATAAAGCAGAAGTAAGGACTGCTAAACTATATGCGATGTGATTAAATGTGGCCCTTGGTCCGTTCATCATGTGACACTAAACCCGAATTATTAGCCATGTGAAGTGTGGGGCGGTTGTTACCTGAGACTTAGCATAATTAGTGTAGCCTTGTATTCgtgtgtaggattatgattgtctaattatgtttggatattttgaaatatggacactagatcatgatattaattgtatatatattaaactatgtgaaattgtggtactaaccgcctgaccatgtgaaagtttaataAAGCGGTTGTCCCATTATGTGAGCTATGGTGTAGTGAAAGCAAGTAACCAtctgaccttaaatcctttattatggcaagtagagtgacatttgagTGGCCACTTAACCATATGGACTTTTAATAATAGAGTGGCCACAGGACCATGTAGGCATACGAGAATTGTGTGATCACTCTAGACTCGTGGACTATGTCGATGGTGT
Protein-coding regions in this window:
- the LOC131234609 gene encoding uncharacterized protein LOC131234609: MLDIDMFVDNLNSVGCLLTKGPKAYRVFFLIRYENSSFSSSLLHFLLLLICSHVFPNGTCITTKECLLNTNRNPTMSKEQIEDEPKMYLGVRKVIWLPRGLFDFTYANLLVMILHVAFDMPEGVTPLPETGADPTVPVSATQLQQMLQAMTVILQGQCRHPTITPAEAEQECASALLKDFL